In Lolium perenne isolate Kyuss_39 chromosome 5, Kyuss_2.0, whole genome shotgun sequence, the sequence gAGAGAAGCGAGGACTTGGGGACAAAGGCGAAGCGAAGCGAGTTGGAAGGAGCGAAGCGTCACCCTCCAATTCGGAGCCAATACGGAGGGTCAGACCTCTGAATTGGGGCACAGGTAAGTTAGGTGGGCGCGGGGGTCAGCTCGGAATTGGTCCAGGATTCCAGGGGCCAATACCACGCACATCCAAACACTGGAATTTGGGTTTTTAATTCCGAAAAGCCAATTCAGAGATCAATTCCGTGCAACCAAACAGGGCATAAGGGAATTCCTGATTGGAAAGGTGCCTGCTCAGTAACACGGAAATTATTCACGAAAATATGAATCTACTCCGTAGAAGGGTTCTGGTATTAGAAGAAGTGAGGAACACCTGACCTGCATAGGCTTATCAAAAGAATGACTGAAAGTATATCAGACTATATGTATGATCAGCTGCCATACTTTGTTGACTTAGAGAATATGTTAGTTCTGAGAATTACTCTGCATGACATCTTGTAGCAAATCACCAACAGTTTAACTGAATGTAAATAGCATTGGACTGTACGAAAATGAAGCGTATGAGGTCTTGACCATAGCTGTATGTGATAACCATAACCTTGATATGCTAATGCTAGCAATGCATTGATAACTTTCTTGACAGAATATAATGAACTATAACTTCCATGACTTATCATCAGTCTCTTTACAGTCTTAGTCTACTAACTATAGTTAGCTAACGACATGCCATCCGGCTGCTTTAAAATTGAGGGGAGAGCATATATGCTAAAAGCATCTTGGGACCACTATGACACTACACAGAATTATCCACATCGTCTTCACTGTTTTCCAGAACATGTGCAAGGGAGTTGGCTTGTAACTTCTTAAACTGGCATATGAAGTCTGTTGCTTCTGACATAAGAGCATTCTTTGCAGCCTTCACAACACCAGCTTGCTGCTCCAAAAGAGGCTTCTCAGGATCAGTTGCTTTGGTGCCAGCAGCTTTCTTACGAGGTTTTTTTGCCACCTCTCTTCGGGACAACTGATTAATGTACCTCTCATGTAAAACTACATTCTTTATAGGCTTCAGAACTGCTGGACTCAGTTCAGCTTGCTTAGTTTTTAACTTTGACAACGGTCTCTTACGTGCTGAAGAACTCACGCTGTACTTGACGAGGGGAAAAGAATTTATACAGTTGTCAGGGGTTCCAGGAGAATCCTCAAGCGGAATGTTCAATTGTAAAGCAGATGGTGAAGTTTCAAATATAGAGAAGTGATCAGCCTCTTGAGCTTGGTCAATTAGGGAATGCTTCTTCAGCAAATGTCTCACTGTCTTCTGTGCTGCTAGGCTCTTCTGTTTGGCGGTCTTTCGTCTTCCAACTAGAGGTTCCAACAGATTTGGAACTTTTGAATCGGACAATTTGAAATGTCCTAGAGGAGAAAACTgtattttacttgttcgaggtcGAGGGGCAATTGGAGCGGGTGTTGAAAGGTCAGCATGAACTCTATTGAAGCACTCTTGGGCAGATTTTCCTGGCACCTGAAAGGATGTGTATCAACTATCAACAATTGCTGAACTAACAAAAATGGTAAAGGAACAAATCACCTAGAAAATGCTGAATAATCTATAGGACAAGCAACTAATGTCCTTCAGCTAAGTACCAAATAGAGTCAAAAAAAGTGACACGCTATCAGACATGGCATGTAGTAAATAAAGACTAAAGAATCCCTAGAAATGGCTGAAACCAACTCCATTTGAAACAGCACTTGCAGAGCAGAACTGAAATATCAGCAATCTGATCTCATGTTTTTGCATGAATCATGTACCTAGAAACGTGTTCTGATGGCCATGTATTCCACATCCATGTTTGTGTCAACATGTGATGAGAAGAAAGAATACAATGTAACTAGTATCATTGCACTATTTTTACAGTTTATGCCATATGTTAGTGCCACTTTCTTGCATCTACAAATTAATTGTAACCATTGCGGCACTTTTGTATCTAGTTATTTGACAGGAATTTTTCAGTttaaaaaggaaaattactaGCTCTAAGGTGCATATTCAGTAAGCTGTATATTCCATAAAATACCACACATAAAGCATTTATTCACTATTAATGCTCTCCCTTCAAAGAAAAAGGACAAACTGAGTGTGCAATGTTCTTTTTCGCCATGATTACAAACCCTTGCAAATTTTATGAGTTCTTGTTTTTAAGAATTGCTCTCTACTATTTTGCTTACTCTGACACTACTGGTATGTTGAAGTCAGACTATGGCAGTCTTTTGGACATTTGTTTAGCGTTGTACACTTGTACATGGTTTATGTCGACTGCTTATAAAAAACTTAAAAAGCACATCAACATAACATTGCAGAGGAGTATCGCAAATCCTAGCACCAAGACCAATGAATAGCTCCTGGCCATGTATGTATAATATATTCATAACAGGAAAACCCTTTCCGAGAATAATATTTTAACTGCAGCATTCTCATTGTTTTCAATTGATATTAGTGAAGCCAAAACAACAACGCAGAATGATGCTTTCGTAAGGCAATTTCTGCAACTAACTATCAAACAACTCTTGTATCTACGAAGATATGAACAAACCACTGGAGATACAAAATGGGAGGACTAGCAATACCAATTTGGAAACTTTCTTCCAGAAATGTGGGGATGGTCGAGCAGTGAAGTAAGCCTGGCGCAATGTCAGGTCCTGCTCTTCTGTCCAATCATCTGAAGCACAAAGCTGCTGCTGTTCTCCTCCTTTAACCCCACACATCTCTTCATTGCATTCCTTGGTGTTCATCACCGTTTCATCACTAGCTTTAGGCAGCACTATGGAAGAAGGATCATTtccacccttcttctggatgatGTTTCTGGGTTTAGTGATTGGTGCAATTTCTGGACAGCCAGATGGGTGACTTTGCTTCCCTGATTTCGGCTTTCTCTCCGAGCCTCTCGTCCTCTTTCTTGACGGCTCCTCGCAACAACTGGGCTTTGGCTCTTGCATCTCGCTCTTTTTGCAAGATGCATGTGCAGTCTTTCTCCTGGCAGGAACGTCTTGGGCATCTTCATACAATGTCTGGAGCTCCTTGTGTTCTTTCATCCTTGCTGAAGACTGTAGTGCAGCAATTCTCTGGCTACTCCTTGTCGGATTCTCTCGCTTCTTGTCGCTCTTAACAGCATTTTGAGTCTCCCTGTTATGGGCAATGTCCCGGCGATTCGGTATCCGCGGCGGCCGTTTCCGGTGAGTTTCCTTGTCCACTGGTGGCTTACTCAGACTCTTATCACCTCGCTGGAACCGCGCTGATCTCCGAACAGGCGTAGTCGCTGATCGGTTACCCCTGACTTCGCGTTCCTGCAAACAAAAGGTAAAACTTAAAACATCATTCGCATTCCTGATCTCTGAATCAAGCCTTCCAACTAGAAAGCATATTAATATGATGATCGTACAGGCATGAAATGGATAGACATCAAGAGGGAGGTGAACAAAATATCAGTGGCATAGAACATACGAGTAAGAACCTAATCTTTTGTTATCGAAATGGAACAAGATTTTACTTGGTAGCATGACGTGCTGGGATATGTTAGTATTCTTAGTCGGTCGTCGGTACGAAATCCCCAGAAATCAAGAACCAGTGACGGATTTGGGGGAGAAGATAGGGTTTAGTCTAGCTGTTCAAGGAGGACCTGAACAGAGTGGCCAAATCACGCCACCTCCTGCTCAACACAAGTACTACATTGCGCAGGGACGAGGAAACCGGGCACATCCACATGATATCCCGTACCCCCCTCCCGAGATTGATCCCCATTCCTGCAACCAAGAAGAGGTTTATTTCCCctacctcgtcctcctcctcgtcgagcacAATCGGGTGCTCCGCACACTGCTCTTCATTGCCTTCGTTGGTGTTCATCAGCGTTTCATCACTGATCTTAGGCTGCACTATGGAAGAAGGATCATTTCCACCCTTCTTGTGGATGATGTTTCTGGGTTTAGTGATAGGTGCAACTTCTGGACAACCAGATGGGTGACTTTGCTTCCCTGATTCCGGCCTTCTCTCCGAGCCTCTCATCCTCTTCCTTGTCGGCTCCTCGCAACAACTGGGCTTTGGCTCTTGCATCTCGCTCTTTTTGCAAGATGCATGTGCAGTCTTTCTCCTGGCAGGAACGTCTTGGGCATCTTCATACAATGTCTGGAGCTCCTTGTGTTCTTTCATCCTTGCTGAAGACTGTACTGCAGCGATTCTCTGGCTACTCCTTGTCGGATTCTCTCGCGTCTTGCCGCTCTTAGCAGCATTTTGAGTCTCCCTGTTATGGGCAATGTCCCGGCGATTCGGTATCCGCGGCGGCCGTTTCCGGTGACTTTCCTTCCCCACTGGTGGCTTACTCAGACTCTTACCACCTCGCTGGAACCGCGCAGATCTCCGAACATGCGTCATCGCTGTTTGGTTACCCCTGACTTCGCATTCCTGCAAACAAAAGGTAAAACTTAAAACATTGTTCGCCACAGGATTTTATGCTGTTAAAAAGGTGCAGCTGAATCACCAATTAACAAACCATGATATGCGATCAAGTGCCAATAATGAAATGAATCGAGCCTTCCAACTAGCAAGCATATTAATTAATATGATGATCGTACAGGCATGAAATGGATAAAAATCAAGAGGGGGATGAACAAACTATCAGTGGCAGAGAACATAGAGCAAGAAACTAATCTTTTGCTGTCGAAGTAGAACAAGATTTTGCTTGGTAGCACGACGGATTATGTTAACATTCTTAGCTGGTCGTTGGTACGAAATCCCCAGAAATCAAGAACCGGCGACAGATTTGGGGAAGAAGATAGGGTTTTGTCTAGAGCTGAACAGGGTGGCCGAATCACGCCACCTCCTGCCCAACACAAGCACATTGCGCGGGGAGGAGGAAACCGGGCGCATCGACATGATATCCCGTACCCCCGCCCCGAGATTGAGCCCCGTTCCTGCAACCAAGAACGGGTTTATTTCCCCTGCGTACCTCGTCCTCGTCGTCGAGCACGATCGGGTGCGCCGCATCGTGGCCGCCGAACCGGCGCGCGAGAACCCTCAGAGACCGGCGCACGGTTCCGTCGCCCTCGTCGCGGCGTCTCGCCGTCGCCGGTGTCCTGAACCTCCGGGCATCCTCGTCGTTGTTCTGGATCCTGGATGGTCGGGAAGGGATCCACGGTGAGCGGGAGCTGAGAGGAGTCGCGTGGTGCGAGCGCAGACGCCCCTTCCACGGCGTCTCGGCGGCGGCCGCCGGGGTGGCGGGTTCGTGGTTCTTGGCCATGGCTGGAGAAGGGGATTTCTGCTGGAGAAACGGGAggtttctttctttttcattgtTTTGAGGGGGAAATGGGAGGGAATTCTGAACGAATGGAGTAGAGGGAGATGGAATGGAAGGACCGAAGGACCAGGgtatgtttgtttgggctgcagcttttgagaagcagcCGTAGCTGGTGGACTGTGAAAAAGCAGCTGCAGGAAGCAGCTGTTGGAAGCTAAATTTGATGTTTGGCAGGATAGCTTTTTGTGGTGGTTGCTGTTGATTTTAAGAGTGAAATGTCCAAAATGCCCCGCAGCGCTGAGGATGTTGAATAAATGCTGATTTAAGACGAATTAGCTATTTCTAACTGTTTATTATATATTTATCATATTTTCTCAATTTACCTTTTTTGCTACAATAATTTTAAATGGAAAAGTATATTTTCGTTCCACGTCGCTCGCCCCAACCCTCCTTTTTCTTCAAGCTTGAGTCCGTGCCCACCTTGCCGCTTGAGTCCGTGCCCACCTTGCCGACACTCCCTTTCCCACCGTCGTGCCACCGCCATCTAGCCTGTCGACTGTGCCACCATGGATGGCGACCTCCCCTCCCCCCATGGACGTGCCGGAGGAGACAATTATATTGCAAGACTTCTCCATCAATAAAAGTCCATATTAGCCAACCTGATTTAGCCAACTTTTAACTATTTTCATTCTTAGAATTAATGTAAAAATATTCTGTACAAAATGTTTAGAATTGGTGCAAACATCTAGCCATTCATGCACCAAGCCGCCAACAGACCAATCAAGCAGCAAAGAATACAGAACTGAACTTTTTAAAACTGCACATCCTATAGAACTGAACTTTTTAGAACTGAACTCTTGTACATACAGGCATCCATCGAGCATACATCCGCACATCCTATAGCAGTGCATTTGTTATCTCACAGTATGAATTCATGGAGAAGATCTGGCTGTTACAGCGACGGGAGATCTGAGACAGCAAGATCGAGCGGCCAATGCCTTCCCGAGATCCAATACAGGAATAGGAGATTAGGCATAGGGGATCCCGACCACAAATAATGCCGCTGAATGGAGATGACGGGGACACGAACTCCTCCTCTCGGTTGTGAGGACGGTTACGAGCTCCTCCTTCGGGCGACCGATGATGCTCACAGGGACGGCGGCGCCTCAAACACCTGCAATTGCTGGCGGCGCCCTGAACGCCTCCAATCGCCGGCGGCCGACGGGTATGGCGCGACCTTCAGGAGGACAGGAATGGCGGCGAGCTCCAGGGAGAAGGGACTGGAGTGGGGGAGGAGTGCTGGGACGTCGACGGCGGTTGCTGGTGGCCACGGCTGCTGGGAACGGCGACGGCGGCCAGGGATGGGAAACCCTAACTCTAGGCTTCTGTGGAAACGGGACGGGAGGTGGGGGGAAATGTGAGCACGGGGTGTCGGGCTGGGTGGCCTTGCGAGGGCAGGCCGCACTTATATCGAATGGCAGTTTCCCCGTAAATATTGTGAAGCGTTGGGTATATTAAAGTCCTTTACCATTCGGGAAGCGGGGgaagctcgggaagcaggtcTCCAGTCGCTTCCGCGCTCGTAGTTCATTTCCTTGCCGCGCTTCCAAAAAGCGCTTTTGTAATTCTTGCTGTTTGTTTGACCTGCCTGCTTTTGGATCCTAAAAGCTTGAAAAGCAGAAGTAGAAGCTTAAACAAACAGGGCCTGGGGCCTGGGGGCCAGTCGGGAGCTCCTATTCAGCGCTGGACGCGATTCTTTTTTAAAATAATATTTCCTCCGATTTATATTAGTAATTAATTTAATTTTATTTGAACATAGATGTATCTATTTAATAAATACATCGAGATACATCGTATATGTTGATAAAATTAAGTCAATTAATTTAAGTGGCCGACCAACCGCATGGCTTGAGCAGGCCCGAACGgattgagcttcagtgactttgccagcccacaaagtcactgactttgtgaCACTTACAAATGGGGCCATGTGGGGCACACATAATGAAAGGTTCCATCTGATCCCACTTGTAAGTGTCACAAAATCAGTGACTTTGTGGGTTggcaaagtcactgaagctcaatcCGGCCCGAACAGCCTACACAAACCATATCAAAAGTGCATGCCACATGACACAAATGGGGCTGATTGGGCATTCAATGCATCGATCGGTGGCTGTCCAACCACCCGAGTCACGGATTCGTAAAATTTTGAAATTGACGTAAAGTCGTAAAATTGCTGAAAaaatgtattatttaaaaaaattgCGACGCCTAAAGGGGATCCCGGGTGGGCCGTCGCTTCTTCGTTCGATTTTTTTGTCGTTCTTCATGCAGGAGATAGCCAGATTCGCTCAGGTTGAAATCTAAAaaaccaaaatttggaaaaaaattAAACTGAAAAGGTTtagatttgaaaattgttcatgtCCCAAAAaataatttcaaaaaaaaatcgaaaatgTTCGAGCCTAGAAAATGATTAAATTTTGGAATttagaaaatgttcaaattttaaaaatattcaaatttcaaaaatgtataaatccaaaaaatgttcaatatttaaaaaatgttcaaatggaCCAGACTTCGGGTGGTTTGTTGGGCTTTGAGTTGGAGATTTGTATGCTGTTCTTTGGAGGCTCGGGCCCTCGTGTTCGACTCATCCTAGGCCTAGCAATGCCACGCTTCCCCTAAAAAAGGCATTTCTCTAGCATAAAAAGCCAAAAAGTCAATGCCACGTTTTGGAGCTATGATATGCTTTGGTAGATATAAGCGAGTAGAGATGAATTAGAGGAATTTCACACGCGATTTGGTTCCTTAAATTATTTCCTATGATGCTCGTTTGATTCGTAAGAATGCAATATTACCGTGTGTTCTTTCATTGTACTTCTCGGCATAACTCATGTGTACAACTCCTTCACCCCCTACAATTCAGGTTTCACGCTTGGTTGTCTCTTGGTAGCAGGTGTTGAACGGCTGACCGTTGACTGCGGCGTGGCCTCCCCTCCCACGTGGTGTGTCCGTTTTGCGATGCCGCTGATGAGACTTCAGATCACCTGGCGTTGCGGTGCTCCTTTGCTCACTACATTTTGGAGGGGTTCTCTCGTGGTCTGACATGGTGGATCATCTCTCTCGAACGGAGGCTAAAATTGCTAACTCTGCAATCATGCTCATCCTGATattgtgtaatgtcccaggtttagagacaatcaaggggtagattttagaaagggatgtgcattgcatagtaaattctggggaaatttcgcgcttttaaacaaaaattgcatcgaagggggacaagtttctctctcgacaccttacaggattaggatttcgagagtgcgacaaacttgtatctcacttcattagtttagggttttaagaagagaggggagagttgcatgattgaattctaaatgaagtgacatggttaaatacaaaccaatgttgaatttgaatttcaaattcaaacattaaataattacctaaataattcaattgaggaaattcattaagtaaacaaTCAATATTAAACAAGATGaataattataataaagtaaagctcattagagaaaactttgagctttattgatcatcacacaatatacattgtcattacaatattcataagagaaaataaatgaattacaacacattacaagaattggtgaaaatgaaataaataaaagagaataaaaagaaaagtacaagtaataaccctagtctaaatactacaagatcatcttcacttgatcttggattggaTGAGCTCCAGATCCATTCTTGGATCAATTGTTGATTCCCTGCACAAATCAAAGCAAAAAcagaattaagccaagtggctttgccacttggcaggttagaaatcaaatagaaatgtgaaatgagtagataggaccaaagtggccgagctgatccatgccacgACCAAGTTCTGTGTTCAGTGCACAAGACtcgccaacacacacacacacggctTTGCTCACGGGTGTGTGTGCATGCAAGACACACACacaagtgagtcaccaaagtgacaagcaagagtcatcgaccagggagagccagagagcaccatatataaccttttcgtgagccaaaccctagccatttgcttcatccatcgacagcaagAGTGGTAAgttaccaagaacaccaagaacagctagaacaagaaGAACGGCCCGGTCTTTGTTCAACTGCATTCAATCTCACCACTGAATCAaaacaagatcaccaggaggagcagggcaagtaaaccaaccacaagttcatcacagaagcaaaacctctacatcaacaaatcacctaggagctggagtgaggtataaacaagatcaacctgagcaaaactctgttttgctcataaataagcatacacttgcatcacagaagcaaagtgggtatgaaaccctgtttgcatcatcatctggctactaagccttttggtgcaagcaaactagaGAACAGACAGTGAGAGATTTCCAAGGGGAACATTGGCATGTCAACAAGATGACATcccagagaaatccaacctggattaatccctaactagccattccAAAATCATCCAGCACCTAAAGCCAAG encodes:
- the LOC127298870 gene encoding uncharacterized protein, whose product is MAKNHEPATPAAAAETPWKGRLRSHHATPLSSRSPWIPSRPSRIQNNDEDARRFRTPATARRRDEGDGTVRRSLRVLARRFGGHDAAHPIVLDDEDEECEVRGNQTAMTHVRRSARFQRGGKSLSKPPVGKESHRKRPPRIPNRRDIAHNRETQNAAKSGKTRENPTRSSQRIAAVQSSARMKEHKELQTLYEDAQDVPARRKTAHASCKKSEMQEPKPSCCEEPTRKRMRGSERRPESGKQSHPSGCPEVAPITKPRNIIHKKGGNDPSSIVQPKISDETLMNTNEGNEEQCAEHPIVLDEEEDEEREVRGNRSATTPVRRSARFQRGDKSLSKPPVDKETHRKRPPRIPNRRDIAHNRETQNAVKSDKKRENPTRSSQRIAALQSSARMKEHKELQTLYEDAQDVPARRKTAHASCKKSEMQEPKPSCCEEPSRKRTRGSERKPKSGKQSHPSGCPEIAPITKPRNIIQKKGGNDPSSIVLPKASDETVMNTKECNEEMCGVKGGEQQQLCASDDWTEEQDLTLRQAYFTARPSPHFWKKVSKLVPGKSAQECFNRVHADLSTPAPIAPRPRTSKIQFSPLGHFKLSDSKVPNLLEPLVGRRKTAKQKSLAAQKTVRHLLKKHSLIDQAQEADHFSIFETSPSALQLNIPLEDSPGTPDNCINSFPLVKYSVSSSARKRPLSKLKTKQAELSPAVLKPIKNVVLHERYINQLSRREVAKKPRKKAAGTKATDPEKPLLEQQAGVVKAAKNALMSEATDFICQFKKLQANSLAHVLENSEDDVDNSV